A genomic stretch from Nitrobacter winogradskyi Nb-255 includes:
- a CDS encoding phosphoketolase family protein, with product MAELDDTQLGLMNLYWRAANYVSVGQIYLMDNPLLRKPLKAEDVKPRLLGHWGTTPGLNFIYVHLNRVIRERGTDVLYICGPGHGGPAMVANTYLEGSYSEIYPGITQDEAGLQKLFRQFSFPGGVPSHVAPETPGSIHEGGELGYALVHAFGAAFDNPDLTVACVVGDGEAETGPLAAAWHSNRFLNPQVDGAVLPILHLNGYKIANPALLARMSEAELSDLFRGYGYEPLFVEGHEPIPMHRTMAESLDLAMDRIRDIQREARKEGWSGERPRWPMIILRSPKGWTGPKEVDGKKVEDFWRSHQVPVSNARGDATHRKILEEWLRSYRPQELFDGKGRFLPEIAALAPEGAKRMGALPHANGGLLKKDLILPDWKSLALDIGQPGETIAEATRLMGAYLREVIRLNAEARNFRLMGPDETASNRLDAVFEVTNRVWMEKIESYDVHLACEGRVMEVLSEHLCQGWLEGYLLTGRHGVFSCYEAFIHIVDSMVNQHAKWLKVSAELPWRKPIASLNYLLTSHVWRQDHNGFSHQDPGFADFVANKKADIVRLYFPPDANTLLWVTDHCLRTWNRINVITAGKQPQPQWLTAEQAERHCEAGAGIWEWACTCPADEEPDVVMACCGDVPTLEILAAVGLLRRELPDLRIRVVNVVDLMTLQSHTTHPHGFTDDEFDALFTKEKPVIFAYHGYPYLIHRLTYKRTNHANFHVHGFQEEGTTTTPFDMAVMNELDRFHLVIAAVRRLPNLGMGGERVIGRCEQALAEHASYARQYGEDMPEIREWSWPYKTAAEAGD from the coding sequence ATGGCGGAACTGGACGATACGCAACTGGGCTTGATGAACCTCTACTGGCGCGCGGCTAACTACGTGTCGGTCGGGCAAATCTACCTGATGGATAATCCGCTGCTGCGAAAGCCGTTGAAGGCGGAAGACGTGAAGCCGCGGCTGCTCGGTCACTGGGGTACGACGCCCGGGCTGAATTTCATCTACGTGCATCTGAATCGGGTCATCAGGGAGCGTGGCACAGACGTCCTCTACATCTGCGGTCCCGGTCACGGCGGGCCTGCAATGGTCGCCAACACCTACCTGGAGGGCTCGTACAGCGAGATCTATCCGGGGATCACGCAGGATGAAGCAGGCTTGCAGAAACTTTTCCGGCAGTTTTCATTCCCGGGTGGTGTGCCCAGCCACGTCGCCCCAGAGACGCCCGGCTCCATCCACGAGGGAGGAGAACTCGGCTACGCCCTTGTCCATGCCTTCGGCGCCGCTTTCGACAATCCCGACCTCACGGTCGCCTGTGTCGTTGGGGACGGGGAAGCCGAGACGGGTCCGCTGGCCGCTGCGTGGCATTCCAACAGGTTTCTGAATCCGCAGGTCGATGGCGCGGTCCTGCCGATCCTGCATCTTAACGGCTACAAGATCGCCAATCCCGCCCTGTTGGCGCGCATGTCTGAAGCCGAACTCAGCGATCTCTTCAGGGGCTACGGCTATGAGCCGCTCTTTGTCGAGGGGCACGAGCCGATCCCAATGCACCGCACCATGGCTGAGTCCCTGGACCTGGCCATGGATCGTATTCGTGACATCCAGCGAGAGGCGCGGAAGGAGGGCTGGTCGGGCGAGCGCCCGCGTTGGCCGATGATCATCTTGCGCAGCCCGAAAGGATGGACAGGACCGAAGGAGGTCGACGGGAAGAAGGTGGAGGACTTCTGGCGCTCGCATCAGGTCCCGGTTTCCAACGCCCGCGGTGATGCCACACACCGCAAGATCCTCGAGGAGTGGCTGCGTAGCTATCGGCCGCAGGAGCTGTTCGACGGGAAGGGTCGCTTCCTGCCGGAGATCGCCGCCCTAGCGCCCGAAGGTGCGAAACGCATGGGCGCGCTGCCGCATGCCAATGGCGGTCTGCTGAAGAAGGACCTTATCCTGCCGGACTGGAAGAGCCTCGCGCTCGACATCGGGCAACCGGGAGAAACGATCGCCGAGGCTACCCGCTTGATGGGAGCTTATCTGCGTGAGGTCATCCGCCTTAATGCCGAGGCAAGGAATTTCCGCCTCATGGGTCCGGACGAGACCGCCTCGAACAGGCTCGACGCCGTCTTCGAGGTGACGAACCGCGTCTGGATGGAGAAGATTGAATCCTATGATGTGCACCTCGCGTGCGAGGGCCGGGTAATGGAGGTTCTGTCAGAGCATCTTTGCCAAGGGTGGCTGGAGGGTTACCTGCTGACTGGACGACATGGCGTGTTCTCCTGCTACGAGGCCTTCATCCACATCGTGGATTCTATGGTCAATCAGCATGCCAAGTGGCTGAAGGTCTCGGCCGAACTGCCATGGCGCAAGCCAATCGCCTCACTCAACTATCTCCTGACCTCCCACGTCTGGAGGCAGGACCACAACGGCTTCAGCCACCAGGATCCGGGCTTCGCCGACTTCGTCGCCAACAAGAAGGCCGACATCGTCCGCCTTTATTTTCCGCCGGATGCCAACACGCTGCTCTGGGTCACGGACCACTGCCTGAGAACATGGAATCGCATCAACGTGATCACGGCCGGCAAGCAGCCTCAGCCGCAGTGGCTCACAGCCGAGCAGGCGGAACGCCATTGCGAGGCGGGCGCCGGGATTTGGGAATGGGCGTGCACATGCCCGGCTGACGAGGAGCCTGACGTGGTGATGGCCTGCTGCGGCGACGTGCCGACACTGGAAATTCTCGCCGCCGTCGGCCTGCTGCGCCGCGAGTTGCCTGATCTTCGTATTAGGGTGGTCAATGTCGTCGACCTGATGACGCTGCAATCTCACACGACCCATCCGCACGGGTTCACCGACGATGAATTCGACGCTCTCTTCACGAAGGAGAAGCCCGTGATCTTTGCCTACCACGGCTATCCCTACCTCATTCACCGCCTGACCTATAAGCGAACCAACCACGCCAATTTCCATGTCCATGGTTTCCAGGAAGAAGGTACGACCACCACGCCATTCGATATGGCGGTCATGAACGAACTCGACCGCTTCCATCTGGTCATAGCCGCCGTCAGGCGGCTGCCGAATCTTGGCATGGGCGGCGAACGAGTGATCGGACGGTGCGAGCAAGCGCTGGCCGAGCATGCCTCGTATGCCCGGCAATATGGTGAAGACATGCCTGAAATCCGGGAATGGAGCTGGCCCTACAAGACTGCCGCCGAGGCGGGAGACTGA
- a CDS encoding DUF6127 family protein, producing MTPPEANEQFYMSETEFEALLARAAETGARRALQEVGLEGKDAAEDIRDLRSLLAGFRLAKRTAVQTTVRIITTGILIALMAGIAIKLKIFGGSP from the coding sequence ATGACGCCGCCGGAAGCGAACGAGCAGTTCTACATGTCAGAAACCGAGTTCGAGGCGCTGCTGGCACGCGCCGCCGAAACTGGTGCGCGTCGTGCCCTGCAGGAAGTCGGTCTCGAGGGCAAGGATGCCGCCGAAGATATCCGCGACCTGCGCTCGCTGCTGGCCGGTTTCCGCTTAGCCAAGCGCACCGCAGTGCAGACAACAGTCCGGATCATCACTACCGGCATACTGATCGCGCTGATGGCTGGCATCGCCATCAAGCTGAAGATCTTCGGCGGTAGCCCGTAG
- a CDS encoding heavy metal translocating P-type ATPase, giving the protein MILTALTVAGMLLAILGLLPLQGPAAGFFSRTGLSLVYLAGGLPAAWRAAVALWEERILDIDLLMVVAAVAAAAVGAPFEGAVLLTLFSISTTLEERALGRARRAIEALMELRPETALRKAPDGSVSEVPAADLKVDDTVVLRPGARVPADGVIVGGRGSLDEANITGESMPVAKQPGAQVFEATVNLDGVLEVAVTKTVEESTVARMIALVTEAQAAKAPSERFSAWFGQRYTVAVMAGAVLAFAVFYWLGRDWEEALYRSATLLVAASPCAIVISVPAAILSALSAAARGGVLFKGGAALETLAAVDIFAFDKTGTLTTGKASVTGVVALDGDERLFLSLLAGLEAHSEHHSAAAIRQEAASRGIAPIRVMNVITRPSAGIVGDDDKGQLWAGNPRLAVQMGAPIDHPMLKALAADTQTVVYVGRDSRVMGAVTIADQARPTSAPALAALRESGVSQIVMMTGDRRPVALRIGAELGLKPEEIYADMLPEDKVRMAGELATTTRGMVAFVGDGVNDAAALARADVGIAMGAAGSDVALQAADVALLSEDMGRLADAHRLARRAATIIRQNLVFAMGVMAILVTGGLFFELPLPLAVIGHEGGTVLVVLNGLRLLRDPIRRGETKPAPKRSVHASSSQPIPRQAYRRKVPRRAN; this is encoded by the coding sequence ATGATACTGACGGCCCTCACGGTCGCCGGAATGCTTCTGGCCATCCTCGGATTATTGCCGCTGCAGGGCCCCGCCGCCGGATTCTTCTCCCGCACAGGTCTGTCGCTCGTTTACCTCGCGGGCGGACTGCCAGCCGCATGGCGGGCAGCGGTCGCCTTGTGGGAGGAGCGGATCCTCGACATCGACCTGCTAATGGTCGTCGCCGCGGTCGCGGCCGCAGCGGTCGGGGCGCCCTTCGAGGGCGCCGTCTTGCTGACGCTGTTCAGCATCTCGACCACGCTGGAGGAACGGGCGCTCGGGCGGGCGCGCCGCGCCATCGAGGCATTGATGGAACTCCGCCCCGAGACGGCATTGCGCAAGGCGCCGGATGGCTCGGTCTCCGAGGTCCCTGCCGCCGACCTCAAGGTCGACGATACCGTGGTGCTGCGGCCAGGCGCGCGCGTTCCGGCCGACGGCGTGATCGTCGGCGGCCGGGGCTCGCTCGACGAGGCGAACATCACGGGCGAGTCGATGCCGGTCGCCAAGCAGCCGGGCGCCCAGGTCTTCGAGGCGACGGTCAACCTCGACGGCGTGCTTGAGGTGGCGGTGACGAAAACCGTGGAGGAGAGCACGGTCGCCCGCATGATCGCGCTGGTGACGGAGGCGCAGGCCGCCAAGGCGCCCTCGGAGCGGTTCAGCGCATGGTTCGGACAGCGCTATACGGTTGCGGTGATGGCCGGCGCCGTCCTGGCCTTTGCTGTCTTCTACTGGCTGGGGCGGGACTGGGAGGAAGCGCTTTATCGATCCGCGACACTGCTGGTGGCCGCGAGCCCGTGCGCGATCGTCATCTCGGTGCCGGCGGCGATCCTGTCGGCGCTATCGGCAGCAGCGCGGGGCGGTGTGTTGTTCAAGGGCGGGGCGGCGCTTGAGACACTGGCAGCAGTCGACATTTTTGCCTTCGACAAGACCGGAACACTGACGACTGGCAAAGCATCGGTAACCGGGGTTGTGGCGCTCGACGGCGATGAGCGGCTCTTCCTGTCTTTGCTTGCGGGGCTCGAGGCACATTCCGAACACCACAGCGCGGCGGCCATTCGGCAGGAAGCCGCCAGCCGAGGCATTGCCCCCATCAGAGTGATGAACGTGATAACGCGGCCGAGTGCCGGCATCGTGGGCGATGACGATAAAGGGCAATTATGGGCCGGCAATCCGCGTCTTGCCGTCCAGATGGGCGCACCCATCGACCACCCGATGCTGAAAGCGCTGGCCGCTGACACGCAGACAGTCGTCTACGTGGGGCGGGATTCGCGCGTGATGGGGGCCGTCACCATCGCAGATCAGGCTCGCCCGACCTCCGCGCCGGCTCTCGCCGCTTTACGGGAGAGTGGAGTAAGCCAGATCGTCATGATGACCGGCGACCGTCGTCCCGTCGCGTTGCGAATAGGCGCGGAGCTAGGGCTGAAGCCTGAAGAAATCTACGCCGACATGCTGCCGGAGGACAAGGTTCGGATGGCGGGCGAGCTGGCAACTACAACTAGAGGTATGGTTGCGTTCGTCGGAGATGGCGTCAACGACGCAGCAGCGCTCGCTCGTGCTGATGTAGGGATTGCTATGGGCGCAGCCGGATCGGACGTCGCGCTGCAAGCGGCCGACGTGGCACTGTTGTCGGAGGATATGGGAAGGCTTGCGGATGCGCATCGACTTGCCCGCCGCGCAGCAACAATTATCCGGCAAAATCTCGTCTTTGCCATGGGCGTCATGGCGATCCTCGTAACCGGCGGGCTGTTCTTCGAACTGCCGCTTCCGCTTGCAGTAATTGGCCACGAAGGTGGAACGGTTCTGGTCGTACTCAACGGCTTACGCTTACTGAGGGACCCCATTCGCCGCGGCGAAACGAAACCAGCGCCAAAGAGATCTGTTCATGCGAG
- a CDS encoding acetate/propionate family kinase yields the protein MQVLVFNAGSSSLKFGIFSVATETREVFKGCYERFRAGGCEYRFRHGETDERGAAEFDSPGEALKGVPAALKRFGLDAIDAVGHRIVHGGARFSSPTLLDDETVEAIEALTPLAPLHNPTNLEAVRLCRGLWPDIRQVAVFDTAFHLSNPAFVTTYAVPLKWREAGLRRYGFHGTSHKYVAERAAQEIGRPLSDLQLVSIHLGNGASICAVNRGYSMDSSMGMTPLEGLVMGTRSGDVDPGAFGFLSRELQLSVQEIEDALYDESGLKGLAGSSDMRDIEDRAAKGDPQAQLTIEIYAYRAKKYVGAFAAAMGGLDAIVFTGGIGENSPSMRRRICDGLDFMGLQLDHDRNMAVNLSGRAAPQIQAYGSRVRVFVTETAEQLMIARETAAALAVVPPGGQLRLPVAVSARHVHLSREAVDGLFGKGYVLDQATPLRQPGHWAARERVTLVGPKGRLERVAILGPLRERTQIEVSRTDSFALGIDVPVRDSGRLEATPQVTIEGPAGSFTTDGLIIAARHIHTNPADAARQGIEDGEYVDVRVNDDDRTLTFGRTLVRVGKDSFTEVHIDTDEANAAGIEVAATGELVQV from the coding sequence ATGCAGGTACTCGTCTTCAACGCCGGCAGTTCCAGCCTCAAGTTCGGCATCTTCAGCGTGGCGACGGAAACACGCGAGGTGTTCAAGGGTTGTTATGAGCGCTTTCGGGCTGGAGGATGCGAGTACCGTTTCCGGCATGGAGAAACCGACGAGCGGGGTGCGGCCGAATTCGATAGTCCCGGCGAAGCGCTGAAAGGGGTTCCGGCCGCGCTGAAGCGGTTCGGACTCGACGCAATCGACGCTGTCGGGCACAGGATCGTCCATGGCGGCGCAAGGTTTTCCTCGCCGACACTACTGGATGACGAAACGGTCGAGGCCATCGAGGCGCTGACGCCGCTGGCTCCGCTGCACAATCCGACCAATCTCGAGGCAGTCAGGCTCTGCCGCGGCCTTTGGCCGGACATACGTCAGGTGGCAGTGTTCGACACAGCCTTCCACCTCAGCAACCCGGCGTTCGTGACAACCTATGCGGTGCCCTTGAAATGGCGGGAGGCCGGCCTTCGCCGCTATGGGTTCCATGGGACTTCCCACAAATACGTGGCCGAGAGGGCAGCCCAAGAGATCGGCCGGCCGCTTTCCGACCTCCAATTGGTGAGCATTCATCTCGGCAACGGCGCCAGCATCTGCGCCGTCAACCGCGGGTACAGCATGGACAGTTCGATGGGCATGACGCCGCTCGAGGGGCTGGTGATGGGTACCCGCTCCGGTGACGTGGACCCAGGCGCGTTTGGCTTTCTGTCGCGCGAACTTCAGCTTTCGGTGCAGGAGATCGAGGATGCGCTCTATGACGAGAGCGGACTGAAGGGGCTGGCAGGCTCGTCCGACATGCGCGACATTGAAGACAGGGCGGCTAAGGGCGACCCCCAGGCCCAACTCACGATCGAGATCTACGCATACCGCGCCAAAAAATATGTCGGGGCTTTTGCTGCAGCGATGGGAGGACTGGACGCGATTGTCTTCACCGGCGGCATCGGCGAGAATTCTCCCTCCATGCGCCGGCGCATCTGCGACGGGCTGGACTTCATGGGTTTGCAGCTTGACCACGACCGCAACATGGCCGTGAACCTATCAGGCCGCGCGGCGCCGCAGATCCAGGCTTACGGTTCGCGCGTCCGCGTCTTCGTTACGGAGACGGCCGAGCAGCTCATGATCGCCCGCGAGACGGCTGCGGCGCTCGCGGTCGTCCCGCCCGGGGGTCAACTGCGCCTGCCGGTTGCGGTCTCGGCCAGGCACGTCCACCTGTCGCGCGAGGCTGTGGATGGGCTGTTTGGCAAGGGCTACGTTCTCGATCAGGCGACACCGTTGCGACAGCCGGGCCACTGGGCGGCAAGGGAAAGGGTCACGCTCGTCGGACCGAAGGGCAGACTTGAGCGTGTCGCTATACTCGGACCGCTGCGCGAACGCACGCAGATCGAAGTATCGCGCACCGACAGCTTCGCGCTCGGCATCGACGTGCCGGTGCGGGACAGCGGCAGGCTCGAAGCTACGCCGCAGGTCACGATCGAGGGGCCTGCCGGAAGCTTCACCACTGACGGCCTCATCATCGCGGCAAGGCACATCCATACCAATCCCGCCGATGCTGCTCGACAGGGGATTGAGGACGGCGAATATGTCGACGTCCGCGTCAACGACGACGATCGCACGCTGACCTTCGGCCGGACGCTGGTCCGGGTGGGTAAGGACTCCTTCACGGAAGTGCACATCGACACCGATGAGGCCAACGCGGCAGGGATCGAAGTGGCTGCAACGGGCGAACTGGTACAGGTCTGA
- a CDS encoding IS3 family transposase (programmed frameshift), translating to MRQKSGPEKAPAEQVVKDIRRATRRQFSAEEKIRIVLEGVRGEESIAELCRREGIASSMYYGWSKEFLDAGKRRLAGDTARAATSDEVKELRREAQALKEAVADLTLENRLLKKKHARGWGGRHMRYPASEKAEIIRLVEASHLPARRTLDKLGIPRATFYRWYDRYLTGGIEALADHRSRPDRVWNRIPDPIRAEIVELALRETELSPRELAVRFTDEKRYFVSEASVYRLLKAHDLITSPAYIVIKAASEFKDKTTAPNQLWQTDFTYLKITGWGWYYLSTVLDDFSRFIVAWKLCATMRADDVTATLDLALAASGLDQITVAHRPRLLSDNGASYISAELATWLDGKGMKHVRGAPYHPQTQGKIERWHQTLKNRILLENYYLPGDLERQVAAFVEHYNHGRYHESIDNLTPADVYFGRGQTILTERERIKRQTIHQRRLQHHLQAA from the exons ATGAGACAGAAATCCGGGCCGGAGAAAGCACCGGCAGAGCAGGTCGTGAAGGACATCCGCCGGGCAACGCGCCGGCAGTTCTCGGCTGAAGAGAAGATCCGCATCGTGCTGGAAGGCGTGCGCGGCGAGGAGAGCATCGCCGAGCTGTGTCGGCGCGAGGGGATCGCCTCGTCGATGTATTACGGCTGGTCGAAGGAGTTCCTCGACGCCGGCAAGCGCCGTCTCGCTGGTGACACGGCCCGCGCCGCGACGTCGGACGAGGTGAAAGAGCTGCGCCGTGAGGCGCAGGCCCTGAAGGAGGCCGTGGCCGATCTCACCCTGGAAAACCGCCTGCTGA AAAAAAAGCATGCTCGCGGATGGGGAGGACGACACATGAGGTATCCTGCATCCGAAAAGGCCGAGATCATTCGCCTGGTCGAGGCCTCGCATCTGCCGGCACGGCGAACCCTGGACAAGCTCGGCATCCCGCGCGCCACGTTCTATCGCTGGTACGATCGCTATCTCACCGGTGGGATCGAGGCTCTGGCCGATCATCGCTCGCGGCCGGATCGTGTCTGGAACCGGATTCCTGACCCAATCCGGGCCGAGATCGTCGAGCTGGCGCTGCGCGAAACGGAGCTGAGCCCGCGCGAGCTGGCGGTGCGCTTCACCGACGAGAAGCGCTACTTTGTCTCGGAGGCGTCGGTATATCGGCTGCTGAAGGCTCATGATCTCATCACCAGCCCAGCCTATATCGTCATCAAGGCGGCGTCTGAGTTCAAGGACAAGACGACAGCGCCCAACCAGCTCTGGCAAACCGACTTCACCTACCTGAAGATCACGGGTTGGGGCTGGTATTATCTCTCGACCGTGCTCGACGACTTCTCCCGCTTCATCGTCGCCTGGAAGCTCTGCGCCACGATGCGGGCGGATGACGTCACCGCCACGCTCGATCTGGCTCTGGCGGCATCGGGGCTCGACCAGATCACGGTCGCGCATCGGCCGAGGCTGTTGAGCGACAACGGCGCCTCATACATCTCGGCCGAACTCGCTACCTGGCTCGACGGCAAGGGCATGAAACACGTTCGCGGCGCGCCGTATCATCCCCAGACGCAGGGCAAGATCGAGCGCTGGCATCAGACCCTGAAGAACCGCATCCTGCTGGAAAACTACTATCTGCCCGGCGACCTTGAACGGCAGGTCGCGGCCTTCGTCGAGCACTACAATCACGGCCGCTATCACGAGAGCATCGATAATCTCACGCCCGCTGACGTCTACTTCGGCCGCGGGCAGACCATCCTCACCGAACGCGAAAGGATCAAACGCCAGACCATCCACCAAAGACGCTTGCAGCATCACCTGCAGGCCGCCTAA
- a CDS encoding recombinase family protein produces the protein MTKPPEKSKVVRKLRCAVYTRKSSEEGLEQEFNSLHAQREACEAYIASQRSEGWVLVRDQYDDGGISGGTLERPALKQLLADIEDGLVDVVVVYKIDRLSRSLMDFAKLVEVFDRNGVTFVSVTQSFNTTTSMGRLTLNILLSFAQFEREVTAERIRDKIRASRQKGMWMGGIVPLGYRVENRKLVIEKSEAATVRMIFERFVTIGSATVLAKSLAAASVRTRRGKLVDKGYLYKLLNNRVYVGEAVHKGESYPGEHQPIIDRALWDKVHAILQESPRKRASNTRAQTPALLKGLIFGPDGAAFSPTHTKKGDRLYRYYVSQSVLKRGADACPIARVPAAEVEMAVIDQLRGLLHAPEIIIGTWRAARSEIEGLPEADVRDALERLDPIWDELFPAEQARIVQLLVERVDVAVNGLSIRLRTNGLTSLASELGAIGSDQKKAA, from the coding sequence ATGACGAAGCCGCCCGAAAAATCGAAGGTCGTCCGCAAGCTACGCTGCGCGGTCTACACCCGCAAATCCTCCGAGGAAGGGCTGGAGCAGGAATTCAACAGCCTGCATGCGCAGCGTGAAGCCTGCGAGGCCTATATTGCCAGCCAGCGGTCCGAGGGCTGGGTCCTCGTGCGCGATCAGTATGATGACGGCGGCATCTCCGGCGGCACGCTGGAGCGGCCGGCGCTCAAACAGTTGCTCGCCGACATCGAGGATGGGCTGGTCGACGTTGTGGTGGTCTACAAGATCGACCGTCTGTCGCGCTCGCTGATGGATTTTGCCAAGCTGGTCGAGGTGTTCGACAGGAACGGCGTCACCTTCGTTTCCGTGACGCAGTCCTTCAACACCACCACGTCAATGGGCAGGCTGACGCTGAACATCCTGTTGTCGTTCGCTCAGTTTGAGCGCGAGGTCACCGCCGAGCGCATCCGCGACAAGATTCGTGCATCCCGGCAAAAGGGCATGTGGATGGGCGGCATCGTGCCGCTCGGTTACCGGGTCGAAAACCGCAAGCTGGTGATCGAGAAGTCCGAGGCCGCCACGGTGCGCATGATCTTTGAACGCTTCGTCACCATTGGCTCGGCCACCGTGCTGGCGAAGTCCCTTGCAGCAGCGAGCGTGCGCACCCGTCGCGGAAAACTGGTCGACAAGGGCTATCTCTACAAGCTCTTGAACAATCGGGTGTATGTCGGCGAAGCCGTGCACAAGGGCGAAAGCTACCCTGGTGAGCACCAGCCGATCATTGACCGAGCACTTTGGGACAAGGTGCATGCCATCCTGCAAGAGAGCCCGCGCAAGCGCGCCAGCAATACGCGGGCGCAGACACCGGCTCTGCTGAAAGGCCTGATCTTCGGTCCTGACGGCGCCGCGTTCTCGCCGACCCATACGAAAAAGGGTGACAGGCTTTATCGCTATTATGTCAGCCAGTCGGTGCTGAAACGTGGTGCCGATGCCTGTCCCATCGCCCGCGTGCCGGCCGCCGAGGTGGAGATGGCCGTCATCGACCAGCTTCGGGGATTGTTGCATGCGCCCGAAATCATCATCGGCACCTGGCGTGCGGCCCGGTCCGAAATCGAAGGCCTGCCGGAAGCGGACGTCCGTGATGCGCTGGAGCGGCTCGACCCGATCTGGGACGAGCTGTTTCCGGCCGAGCAGGCCCGCATTGTTCAGTTGCTGGTCGAGCGGGTCGATGTTGCGGTCAACGGTCTATCCATCCGCCTGCGCACGAACGGATTGACGAGCCTTGCATCTGAACTCGGCGCCATCGGCTCGGACCAGAAGAAGGCTGCGTGA